In Nostoc edaphicum CCNP1411, the sequence AATCACGACATTCATGCAGCAGTTTACGAAAGTCTTCTCCCTTCATCTCATAAATGCGGCAATTTGTTAATGCCCGCATTGTCACAGGTGCAGGTTCGCCTGTGAGTACTGGAATTTCACCAAAAAAGGATGGGGCTTCGTGTTGCCCGATGGGAATTTCAACTCCTTCACTGCGGCGGGTGATGTTGATTTTACCTTTGACTAAGATAAATAAGCGACATACAGGATCTCCCTCATGGGACAACACTTCTCCGGCAGAAAGTTCAACTGTTTGAGCGCGATCGCAAACCCACTGTAATCGCTCTTTGGGAAGTTGTTGAAACGCGTCTAAGTTAACTAATTCCTCAATACATAACATTAATGAACCTCCTTGAGAGGGCCTACCGTGTACACACAAGTCTTTTAAAGTTGATGTGTAACGTAGGGTGGGTTAATTTTACGTGAGTTCGACAAGTCTTATTTGACCTCTCCCCCAACCCCTCTCCGACACGGAGAGGGGAGCAAAAGGCTGAATTTTTCATTGCTCCTCCCTTTCCGTTTCGGAGAGGGAGGCTGGGAGGGAGAGGTTCATCGAACTCACGTTAATTTTTGCAGGTCGATGCAACTAAGGTGCGGGTCAAGAGACTTGTGTGTACGCCGTAGTTGAGAGGGCAGGGGGGAGGGGTTGCAGATTTTACTTAAACAGCTTGGTATTTACCGCTTCCCTTAAACATTACTTAGGTAGCGGTGAACGAATTGAATAGCGATCGAACCTTCTCCCACACCGGATGCCACGCGCTTAATTGAGCCGTAGCGGACATCTCCGGCTGCGAAGATGCCTGGAATGTTGGTTTCTAGCAAAAAAGGAGAGCGTTCCAAATTCCAACCACGAGGAGATTTGTCATTATGCACTAAGTCTGGCCCTGTGATGATAAACCCCTGAGCATCGCGTTGAATAACACCATCGAGCCAATCTGTTTTGGGGCTAGCACCGATGAAAATAAAGAGCGATCGCGCTGGCACGGTTTCAGTTTGTCCAGTCTTGGCATGGGCAATCACAATTGCTTCTAAATGTTTCTCTCCCTTCACTTCCACGACACTGCAACCTGTACAAACTTGGATATTTTCAGTCGCGGCAATTTGGTCAATCAAGTATTGGGACATACTCAATGATAGTGACTCACCCCGCACCAACATGATCACTTTGCTGGCATACTTAGAAAAATGCATTGCTGCTTGTCCAGCAGAGTTTGCCCCGCCTACCAAGTAAACCTCTTCGTTGCTACAGGCGATCGCTTCAGTCATGGCAGCACCATAGTAAATTCCTGCCCCTGTCAGCTTTTCGGCTCCTGGAACCTTTAGCCAACGGTAGGAAACGCCGGTTGCAACTAAAAGTGCATGGCAACTAATCTCGCTCCCATCTGCTAATTGCAGAATCCGATAAGGATTTTCCAGCCTAACCCCAGTTACTACTTGAGGTGTGAGAATCTCTACCCCAAATCGCCGCGCTTGGGTGACTCCCCGCCTTGCCAAATCATTACCGCTCAAGCCAATAGGAAACCCCAAATAGTTCTCAATCCGCGAACTCGTACCGGCTTGTCCTCCTGGCGCTTCCCGCTCAATTAAGACAGTACTCAATCCTTCGGAAGCGCCATAGACGGCGGCGGCCAGTCCGGCAGGGCCAGCACCCACGATCGCCAAATCATAAAAAGGACGCTCTGCTTGAGTTTGCAGTCCAATTTTGGCAGCAATCTCTAAATTAGATGGTTGAATTAACCGGGAACCATCGGGAAACAGCACCAAGGGCAATTGTTGTCTACAATCAGCTTGGGCGTATTCCACCAGTTTTGCCGCCTCTGGTTCCAGTTCAATATCTAACCACTTAAATGGAATCTGGTTACGTGCTAGGAAATCTTTCACCTGATGTGAAAAAGGCGACCAGCGATTACCAATGACTCGAATCCCTTCAAAGGGTGGGCGGAATCCAGCTAGCCAGTCATCAAGCAAATCATCTAAAACCGGATATAGCTTCTCTTCTGGTGGATTCCAGGGCTTGAGTAAGTAATAATCAAGTCTGGCACTATTAATTGATTTAATGGCAGCATCCGTATCTGCATACGCCGTCAACAAGGCACGTTTTGCATCGGGAAAGATGTCTTTTGCCTGTTCCAGGAACTCTACACCTCCCATCTGGGGCATACGTTGATCTACCAAAAATAGAGCAACAGCTTCATTCCGTAATTTGAGTTGCTGCACCACATCCAGAGCGTTAATACCCGAATCTGCCCGAACAATACGGAAGCGATCGCCATACTGATGCCGTAAGTCTCGTGACACTGCTTGCAGCACCTCTGGATCATCATCGACGGTTAAAATTGCTGGTTTCGCCATAATTACTGTTACTCAACAATTGCAGTGCCTAGTACCGCAAGGCGGAAGTCAAAAGTCAAAAGTTTTGGATATCAGCGCTTTTGCAAGTTTTAAAATGGTAACTTGATTTAAGCCGCGCTGTACTAGCCGTTATTTTTAACCAGTTGTTTTAAACGAAAGTATGCCTCTTCTGGTGTCAGAGGTTCGGATTGACTTTCATTTGGTATATAAAATACCCAAGTATCGGGAAAGTAATGTACCACAAAGCTAGGAATCAAACCCAAGCTCAATGCTTGCTTTCCGAGTTTTTCAGTTTGTTCTTCTAAACCCAGTTGGTTATGAAATACGTGTTCAGCCATACTTGTTTATCTCCCTGCACTTTATTTGAACTTGGAAGAAGGTTTAGGTGATTCACCATTCACCATGTTTCAGAATGAGCTTGAGAATATTTTGGTAATTTCACAATATGCTTTCGTAGAGAATCATAAAACTATTTTGGTCAGTCGCGTTAATCTGAAATTGAATTAGGGACTTCTAAATAAAAAATATTCAATTAACTCTTGTGGGGTGGGCGTCTCGCCCGCCCTATGGACGCTTACCTGTAATGCTTGTTTGCTAGACTAACTGGGGGCGGTGGCCTAATTAAATATTGGTGGTAGTGTACTGGTTTTGATACAACTGATCCACTTATTGACATAGTATGCTAGATTTAGCATACTAGCTATTGTATGAGTAAAACTCACCAAAAACCTCTCAAATACATTGCAAGCGCTTTAGATGACTTGAAGGATTTCCCTGAAGACGTGCAGGACGTAATGGGTTACGCTCTTGATTTAGCACAACATGGGGGTAAACATCCTGATGCAAAACCCTTGCATGGTTTTAAAGGGGGTGGGGTTTTAGAGGTCGTAGATGATTTTGATGGAGATACATACCGAGCAGTGTACACTGTGAAATTTGCGGGGTTTGTTTACTTATTACACGCATTTCAAAAGAAATCAAAGCACGGTATTGCTACATCACAACAAGATATAGATTTAGTAAAAAAGAGCTTAAAAGCCGCCCAAGAAGACTATTTAGAAGAAGCTGCTAAAGAAAAAGGAGTAGATGAGTGACTAAAGAAAATAGCGTTTATACTAGCAGTGGAAATGTCTTTTCTGACTTAGGTTTACCTAATTCTGAAGAAAGATTAGTGAAAGCTGAATTAGCACGTAAAATCAGCGAATCTATCACTTTCCGCAATTTAACACAAGTCCAAGCTGCTGAACTTTTAGGAATCGATCAGCCAAAAGTCTCAGCATTAGTTAGAGGTAGACTTTCAGGTTTTTCAATTGATAGACTATTTCAATTTTTGAATGATTTAGATAATGATGTAGAAATTATTATCAAAAGAAAGCCTGAAGATCGTAAGCAAGCTCGGACAACAGTTGTTTACTAATCATCTGCAACTGTTCTAAATTCCAATGCCCAGAGATTTCCTGAATAACTCTCAGTGGGATACCAGCGTTACTCATCTGGGTAAGCGCGCTACACCTAAAGCTGTGGGTAGACACGCCTATGATCCCACCTTGTTTGCAAAAATTTTATTGTTCAGTTACTTCTGCTTCTATCTTATTTTTAGCTAAAAATATTGCCCTATCTTTTAAGATTTTTGCAAATTTGTAAATTTCGTCTAAGAGGATGTTTGAAAAGTCCTCTTGTCGGTATCAAAAATTTTAGATCCCCCCTAACCCTCCTTAGAAAGGCTACAGTGTACACACAAGTCTTCTAGAGTAGCCCCACGGACTCTTGATCCCCCCAACCCCCCTTAAAAAGGGGG encodes:
- a CDS encoding FAD-dependent oxidoreductase — translated: MAKPAILTVDDDPEVLQAVSRDLRHQYGDRFRIVRADSGINALDVVQQLKLRNEAVALFLVDQRMPQMGGVEFLEQAKDIFPDAKRALLTAYADTDAAIKSINSARLDYYLLKPWNPPEEKLYPVLDDLLDDWLAGFRPPFEGIRVIGNRWSPFSHQVKDFLARNQIPFKWLDIELEPEAAKLVEYAQADCRQQLPLVLFPDGSRLIQPSNLEIAAKIGLQTQAERPFYDLAIVGAGPAGLAAAVYGASEGLSTVLIEREAPGGQAGTSSRIENYLGFPIGLSGNDLARRGVTQARRFGVEILTPQVVTGVRLENPYRILQLADGSEISCHALLVATGVSYRWLKVPGAEKLTGAGIYYGAAMTEAIACSNEEVYLVGGANSAGQAAMHFSKYASKVIMLVRGESLSLSMSQYLIDQIAATENIQVCTGCSVVEVKGEKHLEAIVIAHAKTGQTETVPARSLFIFIGASPKTDWLDGVIQRDAQGFIITGPDLVHNDKSPRGWNLERSPFLLETNIPGIFAAGDVRYGSIKRVASGVGEGSIAIQFVHRYLSNV
- a CDS encoding type II toxin-antitoxin system RelE/ParE family toxin — translated: MSKTHQKPLKYIASALDDLKDFPEDVQDVMGYALDLAQHGGKHPDAKPLHGFKGGGVLEVVDDFDGDTYRAVYTVKFAGFVYLLHAFQKKSKHGIATSQQDIDLVKKSLKAAQEDYLEEAAKEKGVDE
- a CDS encoding helix-turn-helix domain-containing protein; the encoded protein is MTKENSVYTSSGNVFSDLGLPNSEERLVKAELARKISESITFRNLTQVQAAELLGIDQPKVSALVRGRLSGFSIDRLFQFLNDLDNDVEIIIKRKPEDRKQARTTVVY